One segment of Natronosalvus halobius DNA contains the following:
- a CDS encoding DNA-binding protein: protein MHTAVRLGLLTVCLLAAVGLAVHYGATYDENWPHPTGDQLEGNVDDYTGERILLFGEVHAVEDDALVVHVTNDADDVVLELTVHGSTPVEPGGVVQVYGVLEADQTMTPDEVVVVNANPSRTRYKHLVSLLGGLLVAGYFLRHWRVDVARVGFEPRHRDRESQGVTDDG, encoded by the coding sequence ATGCACACCGCGGTCCGCCTCGGGCTCCTCACCGTCTGTCTCCTCGCAGCCGTCGGACTCGCGGTCCACTACGGGGCGACGTACGACGAGAACTGGCCCCACCCGACGGGCGACCAACTCGAGGGGAACGTCGACGACTACACCGGTGAGCGGATCCTCCTCTTCGGAGAGGTCCACGCGGTCGAGGACGACGCGCTCGTCGTCCACGTGACCAACGACGCCGACGACGTCGTCCTCGAACTGACGGTCCACGGCTCTACCCCCGTCGAACCTGGCGGCGTCGTCCAGGTCTACGGCGTCCTGGAGGCCGATCAAACGATGACGCCGGACGAGGTCGTCGTCGTCAACGCGAACCCGTCCAGGACGCGGTACAAACACCTCGTCTCCCTTCTCGGCGGTCTCCTCGTCGCCGGCTACTTCCTCCGACACTGGCGGGTGGACGTCGCTCGCGTCGGCTTCGAGCCCCGTCATCGCGACCGCGAGAGCCAGGGGGTGACCGACGATGGCTGA
- a CDS encoding metal-dependent hydrolase has protein sequence MADLLAHVLVAYACFTVLGWRLEWLTRRWLAVGLVGSLLPDLNRIELIVSDTATEAALGVPLEFDAIHTLGGVVLLAVAGTLCFRHDHRRAFGMLFAGALSHLALDALKVYADGFSGVWLYPLSWYRHPSPNLYVSSEPIVLFSAIVVATAVWWMDRSFGF, from the coding sequence ATGGCTGACCTCCTCGCACACGTCCTCGTCGCCTACGCGTGTTTCACCGTCCTGGGGTGGCGCCTCGAGTGGCTCACGCGGCGCTGGCTCGCCGTCGGCCTCGTCGGCTCGCTCTTGCCCGATCTCAACCGGATCGAACTGATCGTCTCCGACACCGCCACCGAAGCCGCGCTCGGCGTCCCCCTCGAGTTCGACGCGATCCACACTCTGGGTGGTGTCGTCCTCCTCGCTGTAGCAGGCACACTTTGCTTCCGTCACGACCACCGGCGCGCGTTCGGTATGCTGTTCGCGGGGGCGCTCTCTCACCTCGCTCTCGACGCGCTGAAAGTGTACGCCGACGGATTCTCGGGGGTCTGGCTGTATCCGCTCAGCTGGTACCGTCATCCGTCGCCGAACCTGTACGTCTCCTCGGAGCCGATCGTTCTCTTTTCGGCGATCGTCGTGGCCACGGCCGTCTGGTGGATGGACCGCTCGTTCGGGTTTTGA